GAGCAATTCGTAATATATCCTGTTGATATGGATCCCGCCGGGATAGTTTGGAAGCTGGATCATTTAATGGATGTAAGAGACAGCAAGTTTAAGGATGATGTTAAGCTCATCGCTCCGAAAGCCGACACAGTTCAGGTAAACAATCTGGAGAACCTCATAGAGGCTGCTCTAGCCCTTAATACCATCTACCGTATAGTTAGACATTATTACATACTTGGGAAGAAGACTTCCAGCTTTTACGTAATCCTACAGCTTCAAATGCTACTCCCGCTTATAATGCAGCAGGCTGAAGCCCTCGTGGATGCCTCTAAGGCATTCGCGGAAGGCAAGCCTATAGGTGACGGGATAGGCCCCTACATCGCCTCTAAATTCATGCTTGGGAAGGCTCAGAGGAAGATGGAGAAGGACATGGTGGTTGCTGAGGCAGAGATAGAGGGACGTAAAGCATTTATATTGAAGGCTGAAGGGCCGGGAGGTAATGTGGGTAAACCAGGAGAAGCTATAAGGCAGATAATCGAGGAAAACCGAGGCTCAATATCCATGATAATAATGATAGATGCAGCGCTAAAGTTCGAAGGGGAGCGTAGCGGGGAGATAAGCGAGGGGATAGGTGCAGCAATAGGGGGGATAGGAACCGAAAAATATAAGATAGAGGAAGAGGCGAAAAGGTTCAATATTCCATTATACGCAGTCATAGTAAAGGAGAGCGTTCAAGAGGCTATTACCCCTATGAGGAAGGATATAGCTGAGGCGGCTGATGAAGTCATCAAGAGGATTAAGACGCTCATCAGGAGGAGATCCAACGAAGGCGATTCGATAGTAATAGCTGGAATAGGTAACACTATAGGTATCGGGCAGTAAATAAGGTGCAACGGTGAATATGGATTGAGTAAGAGGGCGGGCTACTCCTACATGTACATAGTTGTCTTATTCAGCGTGCTCGTACTGGTTTACTCGATATGGATGATAGTATCCTCAGTTCGGGGGAGGATGGAGGGAAGGAGTGATGAGTTCTACTTTGGATTGCTCGCTGGGATAGTAGGAATAGGCTTAGCGCTCTCCTCGCTTGTAAGGCTGAGGAATAGACTCGTATTAATCTCGAAGGGTGAGGGGAGAACATCTACAGTGGTCGAATGCCCTAAATGTAGGATTAAGACTATAAGAGACTTCCAGAAGGGGGACTACGTAAACAAGAGATTAGAGAAGTGCCCCAAGTGTGGAGAGGATAAAATAATAACTGCGATATACTTTGAGAAACCCCTGAGACAGTAGGGGCCCTCCTATTCCGCGACTCAGGTCTTAGTTAAAATTTTACATCCATCATGGGTGATCAAGATGGTATGTTCAGCCTGAGCTACGGGTTCACCCCTCTTCTCCACGAGTATGGGATACACCTTTATGTTTCCCCTATCTAAGAGCTGTTTGAATGTAGGGGCGAAACTTGGATTATCCATCTCATCTCTAAGCCATCTCACGGTAAATGGTAAAGTGTAGAATCTGTCTCGGATCCTCTTAACCAACTCCTTTGCATATCTATCCTTTATGCCTTTTTCCTTGTGAAGCCTATATATGA
This region of Candidatus Bathyarchaeota archaeon genomic DNA includes:
- a CDS encoding DUF1512 domain-containing protein, with the protein product MYLSFILFIFFGQKIQLRMMLWEIDGVLRKLDLMRKEAKSLSLKTVKDIGKPEDDPEPVLNSLLEQFVIYPVDMDPAGIVWKLDHLMDVRDSKFKDDVKLIAPKADTVQVNNLENLIEAALALNTIYRIVRHYYILGKKTSSFYVILQLQMLLPLIMQQAEALVDASKAFAEGKPIGDGIGPYIASKFMLGKAQRKMEKDMVVAEAEIEGRKAFILKAEGPGGNVGKPGEAIRQIIEENRGSISMIIMIDAALKFEGERSGEISEGIGAAIGGIGTEKYKIEEEAKRFNIPLYAVIVKESVQEAITPMRKDIAEAADEVIKRIKTLIRRRSNEGDSIVIAGIGNTIGIGQ